CATGGAGAGGCAATTGCCAGCCATAACATGAGCACGGAGCACCCATGTTTTGAAAGGTCATGCTCAAGTAGCTGGATGTACAAAGTAGCAGGCAGCTGACCGATACATTACCTCATACTAGGTAATAGACAGAGACATGTTTGGAGGAATCTTTATCAATCTTATGTTTATAGCCTAGTTCTTGAACCCTAAGATTTGGGTTGGCCGAGTCAGATAGGTAGAGTCGTGCTGGTAGTCGACACCGATAACCTAAATTTTAGGATTCTAGCTTCTTTCCCCCTTAATAAGTACTTATGTTACGATGTTTCCATGTTTGTAATCAGTTTTTCAATTGATCATTGGACCTTGTGACTAGTGGCTTCAATGTGTGTTGAATTTCTTCAATTATTACCTAACTCCATCCACTGTGTTGTGACATTCTTCATTAGCATTACAAAAAGAATTTCAAGGTACCACCATAGAATATTAATTTGTTTAGTCTTTAGCGAATATATTCACACCATAGTTTCTTCAATCACATTGAAATGCAAGATGACACTAATATATGTATGTACATGTTGTGTTTTATGagcttttttgttttctttccagACGAGCAAAGCACATAGTTGGACGTGTATAGATCTTTATGTCTTTGCAACTCCATACCGTGTGACTTGGGATTACTACTTTCTTGCTCGGGACCACACCCTTGAGTTTGACAAGTGGGAAGGAGAAGCAGAGCTTGAATATGTGAGTTGATGCTTCTAATTGTCAAGGATATAGTATCTACCTTCTTCCATGAAACATTTATTTCCATATCGAGGACTGCTTTACTTTCTGTGGCATCAGGTGAAACATAACGGAGTTTCTATCTTCCTCATGGAGTCAGGGATGCTGGGGACCCTTCGAGCACTGTGGGATGTCTTTCCTTTATTTTCGAATACAGGTTGGGGCGAGAATTCGAACCTGGCTTTCCTTGAGAAGCATATGGGAGCATCATTCGAAGTGCGTCCTCAGCCGTGGGTAACCAACATCAGTGTCGATGATATTCACTCAGGAGATTTCTTGGTGTTATCAAAAATTCGTGGGCGGTGGGGTGGTTTTGAGACTTTGGAGAAGTGGGTTACTGGAGCTTATGCAGGTCATACTGCAGTTTGCTTGAAGGATTCCGAAGGAAAACTTTGGGTTGGAGAATCTGGGCATGAAAATGATGAGGCAAATCTTCTtgattttcttcttgttttttttccccTCACCATAAGCATATGAACCAACACACTCCTCTAGATGCCAGACATCGAAGCTATGCATCAGTTGGGCCCTACGGTATCAGTGACTGGCCCAAAATTTCAcgctagtccactcatcaggcaggctcTCTATGCTGACTCTGGATTGTTGGCAATTCCTTTCAAACTTCCCATTGTTTTCGCCAATGTGCATCCCGCCCGATGAATTGACTGGCCTGAACATTCGAGCCAGGTCATCTACACATTGTTGCCCACCTGACGCATTCTTTAAAGTTAAATATCCGTGCTTGGTGGGCACGTGTGTCCGTGTGTATAGGTGCATGTGGAAGTGGGTGTGGCTTAGCAAAACTATTTACAGTaccatatttttcatttcaaactgGTCTATTCTCTTTTTTAGGGGGAAGACATTATTGCTATGTTGCCATGGGATGAATGGTGGAACTTTGAGCTGACTAAAGATGATGCTAATCCTCAGATTGCATTGCTTCCCTTGCATCCTGACATTCGGGCCATATTTAATGCAACTGCAGCTTGGGAGTATGCAAAAAGCATGGATGGAATGCCATATGGTTACCATAACCTGATATTTAGCTGGATAGACACCACAAACGGGAACTACCCACCACCCTTGGATGCCCACTTGGTATACTTTCCTAGTTCTCATGCACCATCTCACTTTTCTTTTCAAGTTATATTAGATCTTTGTTGTATACTTTTTCTGTGTATGTGACATTGCTTTTAGGATAACACTGATATTTATGTTAACAACGGTTTAGAAATATGTTTTACTTGTGGGACATGTCGTTTCAATGTTACTTGAGTCATATTGTCATTGCATGCTCAAAATCTGGAGTAGTTATTGCATTTGCATGTGTATtcatagggctgcaacttggctTCAGGTCAACCTGAGCGCGATTGTCAAGGTCTTCGGATTGTGTTTGGTTGGAAAACACCAACTACCGCCGCTGCTAACTACTGCTACGAGCATGGTATCCAAAAACGTTTACGTGACAGTTGTTATGAATTATGGGGCTGTAACTGTCATTacgggaaaaaaataaataaaaatgcccTTTTATGGCTGTCAAGGCCCCATAACGGCCCGTTATGGGGCTGTTATAGTTTTTTCCCCTTTATTTTGGCTGTACCGGAGccattatagttttttttttttccagatttatTCTTTTTTGAAATATAGCTGATGAATTAAGTGGGATCATACATTCATATTATCTAGCTTGTTGACACAATACATTCGAAGGGTGGTCCACACAATAGGCTTTATTTCTATCCAGTGTGATGTTAGTTGCATATCTGTCACACTATTACCATCATTTATTTTGCCTGCGGTCAGACAATCGTTGCCGTCCACCCAGTGGTCCTCTCCTTTTGTATATTACCCAAAAATTGCACAATAGATCCAGTGTGATGATAGTTGCCTGTGTGTCACACTATTACCATCATTCATGTTGCCTGCAATCAGACAATCGGACATTTGCCCGGTGGGGCCCTCTATTTATAGACTATACCCAAAATTGTTGCAATCAGATGctagccatccaattaatggacTTTTGCCAGTTGAATGTGGTGGgttaccctttttttttaatctgcCCATTTGAAGACTACATGTACAGTAATGATGGAGCAAGAGAGTTTCTAACCATATTTCTAATAGTAAATGACCTCTAATCCATGATAACAATCATCGGACTTGAACAGATCTTTCTTTTTATGATAACAGACCCGGCTAACTTCTATCTGTTTCTTTGTTTTGCACACATAACTTGCAAGGTGTATAGAGTCCAAAGTTTTTGTGTGCCTTAACTGAAGTTTTGATGAGTTACAAAACCGTAGTGGATGAAATGTTAAAATTTTGAGTTTAATGGAAATGATAGACTCAATTAGAAATAACAAATTCAATAGAAATTTTTGGCCATCTACATATTGCTTTAATACGTTGTGCCATGCATCTTCTGGGAATAACTATTACCTCTGATGGTTTACAGGTTGCTTCTGTTATGACCATGTGGACTAATATCCAGCCAGCATACGCTGCTAACATGTGGAATGAAGCCCTCAACAAGCGACTCGGAACTCAGGCATCAATCTTGATCACATTTTGCATTTTGCTAACTGAATGCTATTGAAAAAGTTTTCTGAAAAAATTTACTGGAATTTATTTTTAGAGGTTTGTGGATCCCACATGTGTATCTAAGTCTGCACCATCAATTTGTCACCACGTGTCAtccatcgtgtgggtcccaccctgtaGATTCCATGACATAATAATCTGGTTTGTTCACGCAGCATGTAGACTATGATTTTAGAAACAAGTGGACCGCATAGAAAAAGTTCAAGTCTTTTTCTCCATCCATTTTAAGTTGTGCCACAACTGATCAAAGGACTTGCGTGATCTTTGGGCAAGGGAATTTACATAATGGGATCCATCTAGTGGATGACTTGGATTTTTCACCTCTTTGCCATGTTGGCACCTATGTTGTAGCATGTAGATGGGCTGCTTTTTTCATGCATTTGAGATTTGGCGAACCTCTGGTATCGATATCCGGGGTTGCCTAGATTGCGGGTCAGTAAACGTTGCAATCTGGATTGCAAATAATCTATGATCTAGATTGCGCCATTTGGAACGGAAACCCTCTTGCCCTAGAATCCTTCTTTTCCTAAAAGATACTGTGTAACCAAGGCAATTGCTAGCTGAATGCGACTTTGCACACTTGTTGCACCTAAGACAAGTATTGAATGCTCATTAGGTAGATCCCACCATACATGGGCCATGTCCTGTAAATCAGACtgttcagatgatcctaaccacttgATTTGATGAAAATTTTCCAGTCTGTTTGAGCCCTGTTTCGATCAAGCAATTATAATTTGTCCGAAAGGCCtaatttttggcccatggcccgCATGTATTTTCCATTCCTAGAGGATGATTGGTCCAGATGTCATGTTTCCCCATGGGAATGTCCGTGCCATTAGCATTCTGATAGAATAAATATCTGCATGAGCAACTAAAACGTAACAAATATATGAGCAACAGCCTACTTTATTGACGAAATAAAATTCAGTCACATAAATGTCAATCACATTGGTGAGTAAAATATCGGCACTATGTGTTGGATCTGGTGCTAAACTCTACTGGGCTTTGAGTATATATCATGCATTCTTCTATTGCAGAttcagaataaaatagaaattggGTCAACCTATGAATAATGAGGAGGAGATGATAGAAAATAATAGAATTAGGTAGTGGTTGGCGCTGGGctggtgttttcccttcttttttttcacCCCAAATCACAAGTAGAATTGGGTACTGCTTGGGGCATGGCGGCATATTAGCTGGGCTGGCGTTTTCCACTTTTTCGCCCCAAATCACAAGTGCTTAACATGCTTAGTGTTTAGGGCATGGCGGCATGTTAGCTGAGCTAGTGTTTCCCACCTTTCCTGCCCTATTCACAAGTGAGAATGGGACAGATCACAGAAGTTCCCACACTAGCCTTGGGCACTGCAACACCCAAACAtatccttagggcctgtttggtagacacctaaattgagttcagctcattttagttaatcataattacgtattagagatcatgattgttagttatcaagattatttttaatcctttaCCAAAAGGAACTGTGATATCTCCAGATCTTCAGATCCTTCATTAGAAATAAAATTTCAGCTACCATATAATATCTCATAAATAGTTACGATTAACTAtgtgatgaactcatttttaggtgtctccCAAACAGGCGCTTAGTTTTTCGATTTAAAGAGTTTATGCTTCGTCAAAGGCATTGATATGGTAGAATCCTATGTTTCATGCAGGGCCTGAATCTGCCTGAAGTTCTAGTTGAAACAGAACGCCGCGGTGTTACTTTTGATCGATTGCTGGCTATACCTGAACAGGATGATTGGCTTTATACTGATGGATATTCAACATCTTGTGTGGCCTTCGTTCTTGAAATGTACAAGCAGGCAGGGCTGTTTGATCCGATTTCCAGCTCCATTCAAGTCACAGAGTTCACAGTAAGTTGTCCCTTGCGCTCGCGCTCCCTCCCCCTCCCCTTCCCCTTCCCCCTCCCCCTCCCTCATGCTCACTCTTGCTCCCcctccctcttcctctcttcctccctctctcattcacaGCTGAGATGGGGTCATATTGCCCTGTATCGCCTTGTATTAGGCTGTTTCATCACCGAAATTCAACATCTCCACTTTTGTCAAACATCACTAACCAATGAATTTTTCCAAAACATGCAGATAAAAGACGCTTATACCCTCAAGTTTTTTGAAGACGACATGAGCCGCCTGCCGGTATGGTGCAACCAAGGCGACGATGTGAAGCTGCCTTTCTGTCAAATAAAGGGGAAGTATCGGATGGAATTGCCGGAATACAACACCATATTGCCATACGCCCACATGAATGAGAGGTGCCCGTCTCTCCCCCCAAAATACACTAGAACGGAAGGCTGTTAAGCTGCTTTTCAATCCTCTTGGAATTCTTGTCATATGGCGACTGAGGCAGTTATGTATAGTTGTAGTGATGTTAGTTATATTACTGTGCATGAATCGTCTAGTGTacagatttggtgggccacttgtaAATCTGTATTCTCAGAAAATATGTAGTAAAGCAAAAGAACTGTTATCCGGTGAAGTTTAATTTGACTGATAGACGATTTAGGTGAATGGGAAATGAGAGAAGTTATGAGAACTGCTCATCTCTATTAAGGTctacttggggcctgtttggttaccatttaaaaatgagttcatctcatttagttAGATTacaattatatattagagatcatatttccttttggtagggtgtgtttggttgcaccaaattacaTGAAATATCATGAGATCTTACCCCATATGAGACTGATTAATCATTAAATATCATGATgtatggtgcaaccaaatgcgCACATATGGAttgaaaataatcttgataactaACAAATCATGGTCTCTGATACAGAATTACGGTTAACTAAGTTGAGATGAACTTGTTTTTATGTGGTAACCAAACAAGCCCGTAAAAGATGTTTTATAATGTGTTTGTCGGGAAAGGAGATTGGGTTCTTTTAGGACACTTCCCAGTTTTGGGTATGTTTGGGAGCCACTATAAAGGTTAGTGAGTGGGCTGCTTTTCCGCCCGACTTGACATCAGTCATGTTTCGCGTCGCAGCTGAAACGTGATGGATTGTTTTAGGACCAAAGAGGCAGAAAACCTGTGGCCCGCCAACTGCGGTTCTGGTTCAATTGCTATTGAAATGAGAGGTGAGAAAGCCAACAACCAGTCTGCCAAAACATTTGGCTGAAGTAATCTTTGCTGCTCATGAAAATTAAAATGGGGAAACTGAAGAATTGTGGGGCCCTGCATTTGCTGAGGCGTAACATGtggttcaggtgggccccatcaatctTACGGCTCGGAACTGTTTATTGGTCTTGTATTTTTGTAGAAAAGATGGATGGGAGAGCAACTGGTGCTTGTCATCATGCTCAGGTCAGTATTCATTTTATTAAGCCACAAGCATCTCTTACATTCGATATTTCAATCTAATGCTTGAAATCATGGCCGTTCATCTAGTGTCCTCCACTATGGATGACCACAGTGTAGAAAGCACACCAATCAGATGACCCTAACTGTTCAGATGGTGACATACAAGTGGATAGTTAAAATAGAAGTTACCTGTTTTCCACGACCATGCAGGTTGAACAGTTGGAATCTTCCCATTAGCCCATCTACATTAGGGCCCACCAGATTAATGGCTTTGATTAGTTGCAGGACCGTCCAAGGATGAGACTGGGCCAGTTCATAGTCTATGGTGCCCCCACTGGCAGAATAGGCAGATGGCCAAGGACTTCcatttaatttcttttgtttaTGGGACATGGATGGTCCATAAGCGTCATCTTGGCCGTACACGTGGCTGCATATTTctcctaatgatccaaaaaatggaaatttttacTTGTTAAATGTGACTGTTGGTGCGCCATGGTCATGGTGGGACCAACTGATTGTGTGGAAGTTTGTTTTCGTGACAGAGAGAATTCTTTCCATCTGCATGGAAAGCCATGAAAGTCGCATGAAAGACATCACATGCATATCCTTTCAATCCACACATTTTAGAATGCTTTTGGAATGAATCCAAAGCATAATACAACGAATTCTACTCATTTGAGCTTTGATTCTTCATTACAAGATATAGCTTTTTTGAGATTGAAGAAGCCAAACAGGTATTTATCAATATACAGCTACTAGCTCTTTGGCATATTAAGGTAAAACCCAAATGTTTGGAATTTTCCTTTttgtaagggcttgtttggatgggcTGTCTCCAATCCGTATCGGTTAGGATTAACTCCTCTTCCCTTTATTTCAAGCCGATGGATTTGGAAAACTCATTGGTATAGGTGAAACTAAACACCTTAATAAGATTCAAATCTTTTGAATGATCTTCATCATCTAATTTCGGCTCTTGATTTATGAAGTGCaagacacacatcaaagtggcccccGATGTTTCTAAGTGTCCATTTGATTGtaggatggttagaatcatctgatcaatgtgattttcaggTTGTATCCCATCCACAATACAGCCCATGATTTATATGGTCTGGGTTTTCATTTATGCATACTTTACAATGGATGAATGCCACAATGTCCTAACTATAACAagctaagggggtgtttggattggCAGTATTTTAGTGGAATTCCTCTCATTAAAAACAAATTCAATCTAACATTCCTTTCTCACTATAGATAGTCGTTTGTATACACATTTCTCTAGATGAGTACATGTCTGTCGACAGTTATTCATAGTTTGGCTATGGTTGAAGACAGACTGTATGACTCACCAATGTTTCGGTGCACCTCATCAAGAATTATTTGTACGCTCTTAAACATTCTTATCTGTGCCTAATGACTTGCGAGAACATGAGCTAAGAACAGTCTCTTTCGACTTCTCTTGGTATTTGATGGAAATCTGGCAAAAGGTGTGTCAAATCTCGCCTGTTTTCGATGAAATGACAAGACCGTAAATACGAATTTGCTTTATAACTGTAGTGAGTCTTTaacatttttttaatgtaataatTACACTTTTACATTCCTTTACAAATGCATAGGTTTGATCCAAACACCCCTAATGTGTTATAGTTCTTAATGACTTTACTTTGGATTCGAATGGTTCAATCATTAGACCAGTAtttgaaatataaatttaaacATTCAGACCAGTTTCTTAAAACTAAGATGAAATCAACGATTGGTTATGTCAAAGGTGCGTGCATATGTTTTTCAGCTGGGTACAATCTAAAATGATTCCGCATTCAAAAAAGAACCGGACCTTCAACCTTTACTCAAAATCTAATGAACTTTAATGAACTGGTAGACTGTTAATGTGATCAGTCGACGGATGGTTGAATTTGAGTATCCTTGTGAAGACACAAGACTCTTGGCCTAGCTTTAGCTGGCATCTTGGCCACAGTGAACTGTAATCCTTCGCGTCAGTAAGCCCCTCTTCGAGCCTCTATTGAATTCTGCTCACCCGGGTCCATCAGTAGCATTGCGAAGGCAGCCTCTTGTTCGAACCTGAATTGGGCCACTAAAAAtgcacagggtcaccttaaaacccaATCACTTAAGTGGAATCCAACTACACTGAAAGCTCAAGTTCACCACTTCTACTTAAAATCAAAGACACCAACTGCTAGGCTAAAAGAAAATTAATTGGTAATTATCTATTTTTTAACGATTTTGAAAGAAGTTCCATGCTGAAATGGGCCAGAGCAGGTGTAACCAGTTAGACCGAACCACCCACAAAAATCGAAGGTCCAGTCCATGTTTTAAAACAATGATTCAGCCTCACTTTCAAATTGGAAGTTCAATGTTAGTATCAAAATATCATCCTAAAGAGTGGACAGtctaattttctatttatagataCTATTAGATTATTTTCTCTTAAGAAGATTACTATTATTTCATTCCTTTGAATTATAATATATAGAAGCTAAAACAACTAAGATTTTCTTTATAAGCTTACTAATGCACTGTTGCAGCAAAAGAGAATGAACATCTTCGTCGTTACCGAAGTGGGCAGGCTGCTTGTGGTGGTGGGCCCGACGGAAACCGTTCTCGAAGTAAAGCAACGGCTAGAACTCATCTTAGGCGTA
This region of Magnolia sinica isolate HGM2019 chromosome 1, MsV1, whole genome shotgun sequence genomic DNA includes:
- the LOC131239919 gene encoding uncharacterized protein LOC131239919; this encodes MDEAFSCRLFSKRSILLCVVLLIFPFIALHGGAWKAPFHPRDIIPLLPRQVSWPLINSLNSAVDLLPSFVGAAPASSNAPLEWKGACFYNNTAWMEFNNKSKTQFGGGTLHLKTSKAHSWTCIDLYVFATPYRVTWDYYFLARDHTLEFDKWEGEAELEYVKHNGVSIFLMESGMLGTLRALWDVFPLFSNTGWGENSNLAFLEKHMGASFEVRPQPWVTNISVDDIHSGDFLVLSKIRGRWGGFETLEKWVTGAYAGHTAVCLKDSEGKLWVGESGHENDEGEDIIAMLPWDEWWNFELTKDDANPQIALLPLHPDIRAIFNATAAWEYAKSMDGMPYGYHNLIFSWIDTTNGNYPPPLDAHLVASVMTMWTNIQPAYAANMWNEALNKRLGTQGLNLPEVLVETERRGVTFDRLLAIPEQDDWLYTDGYSTSCVAFVLEMYKQAGLFDPISSSIQVTEFTIKDAYTLKFFEDDMSRLPVWCNQGDDVKLPFCQIKGKYRMELPEYNTILPYAHMNERCPSLPPKYTRTEGC